A stretch of the Nicotiana tabacum cultivar K326 chromosome 6, ASM71507v2, whole genome shotgun sequence genome encodes the following:
- the LOC142182336 gene encoding uncharacterized protein LOC142182336, giving the protein MALQQQYREKDFKKYSELISLLLVAEQNNDLLMRNHENRPTGSTPLPEVGEVYSHYAKRGKGRGPIRGRGRGQGRNFPGVNQPPKKNNHQKWKGKDEKPKANGSETECYRCGGKDHWANICRVPRHLVELYQASLKNKGPEANFVSDNDFDITHLDVADFFERPNGKIDHLIGDGSMVKDD; this is encoded by the coding sequence ATGGCCTTGCAACAGCAATACAGAGAGAAAGATTTCAAGAAGTACtctgagttgatttctcttctccttgtggctGAGCAAAACAATGACTTGCTCATGAGAAATCACGAAAATCGACCCactgggtctacaccattgcctGAAGTGGGTGAGGTGTATTCCCACTATGCTAAGCGTGGAAAAGGCCGTGGCCCTATTCGTGGTCGTGGCCGTGGACAAGGAAGAAATTTTCCTGGTGTTAATCAAcccccaaagaaaaataaccaccaaaagtggaaagggaaagatgagaaacCAAAGGCAAATGGTTCAGAAACCGAATGTTATCGTTGCGGTGGAAAAGACCATTGGGCAAATATTTGTCGTGTACCAAgacatttggttgagctttatcaagcttCTCTAAAGAACAAAGGCCCTGAAGCTAATTTTGTCTCTGACAATGATTTTGATATCACCCACTTGGATGTGGCAGACTTCTTTGAGCGCCCTAATGGGAAAATAGACCACTTGATTGGTGATGGATCCATGGTTAAAGATGATTGA